Genomic DNA from Leptotrichia wadei:
ATAAACGGAATTTTCCCATCTTTCAAAATTTTTGCCGTTTCATCCTGAATATCCTGCAACGTACTTTCTGAATTTCCAAACGAAAGTTCCAAGTCTCCACCATCAAAAACCTTAATATCCTCTAAATCCTTATCTTGATAAGGACTATAAGTTTCTATTCCAAAACTCTCATTTCTCATAACCGCCGAAGCAAATCTAGTCCCTGGTCTAAACGAAGTTGTACTGTCAAACGGTGCTCCAAAAATAGCAATTTTGCTCTCATTATATTCATTGTCACACCCTATAAATGTATGTATATTTTTATTTCTCATATATAAACTCTCCTTCTAGTTTTTATTCTAATTATTTTATTAAATCTTTCACATAATTTGGCAAAGCAAATGACCCTTTATGCAATTCCGTATTATAATATCTCGTTTCTATGCCAAACTTATTCCATTCATCAGCCTTCAAATCTTCTACAGGATTATATTTTTTTGAAGCAAATCCAAATAGCCAGTGTCCTGACGGATATGTCGGTATATGTAGCTGATAAACTGTTGCAAAGGGGAAAACTGCTCTTAACTGTTTATTTGCTCTTGCTGTTGCTTTAGCATCCGCCTCATAATAGGGACTTTCATGCTGATTTACAAGAATTCCGTCATCTTTTAGCGCATTAAAGCAATTTCCATAGAATTCCCTCGTAAATAAATCTTCTCCAGGCCCAAATGGATCAGTTGAATCCACAATTACAATATCATATTCATCTGTCTTGGAACGTACAAATTTCAATCCATCCTCGTAATAAATACAAACTCTTTCATCATCCAGCTTATTCGCTGTCTTAGGTAAATATTCACGGCAAAGATCGACAACCATCTTGTCAATTTCCACCATATCAATTCTCTCAATATGTTTATACTTTACAAGTTCACGGACAGTTCCGCCATCTCCAGCACCAATAACCAATATTTTCTTAGCTTTAGGATTTACCGCTATCGGAACATGTGTTATCATCTCATGATAAATAAACTCATCCTTTTCTGTTAACATCATAAATCCATCCAGCGTTAGAAACCGCCCAAATTCCTGTGATTCAAAAATATCTATTCGCTGAAAATCACTCTTCACACTAACCAATTGCTTGTCAACCTTTATAGAAAATCTAACATTTTTCGTATGTTCTTCTGTATACCATAATTCCATCTGCTACACTCCTTTCAATTTGTATTACCTTTTTTTATAAAAATCTTACAATAAAAAAATATCTAGTATTTTATTTTCAATATTTCTTACTTTGAAGCTTTTTTTAATTTCTCAATTTTTTCATTTTTTATAATTTTGTTCTATTTTCTTACATTCATTAAACGTTTCTCAAATAATTTTCCTTAACCTTAATCCTGTTTAACCATCCTGTCAAAAAATCATTCTGAGTCGCATCTCTTTTAGCAAGGTATTTATAGTATTCACGCTGTAAACTGTGATATACAACCAAAAATTTATCTGGATTAACTTCATTTAAATATTTTAGCGTCTGAGTTCCAATTGCTCCATCCATACTCACAACATTTTTACCATAAACCTTATTCACAGCCTCCTGTGCCTTTTTAATTCCATATTTTCCAGCATTTACTGAAAAATCAAATATGCTTAGTGCCACTTTATCATTTTTCACTTGATCCAATTTTCTAGCCTTATAATATTTTTCCTCATAAATTTTTTGTGCCATTGCTTTTGTTAAATCTTTCATATTTCCTTTGTACCCACATTCTCTGGCTCTTTCTTTAGTAATTCCGTACTTTGTTTCCCCGCCTTTATCATTCTTATCATTAGAGTAGCTTCCTTCAACTAGCAAAATATAATTAAAAAATTTCAAAAATCTGCTGTCAGCCATTTTTATTTCCTTCTTTCATTTATTTTAAGCAGAATCCTGCAGATACTGTCTGTGTTCTTATATCAAAAATTTCACTCCAAAACAACATTTATCTTTTCAACATGCATATCCTCAGTTCCTGTTAATAGACATCCTTTTTCTTTCGCATATTCAATATAACTTATAATTTCCTCTGTAATTCTCTCCCCTGGTGCTAATATTGGTATCCCTGGCGGATAAGCCATAACAAATTCTCCACTTATTTTACCCGCACTATCTTTTATAGGAATCATTTCTTTTTCTGAATAAAAGGCTTTTTGTGGCGGAAGCACAACATCAGGATTTATATATTCGTGATCAAACATTCCTGTTGAATCTTTTGAATAAAGCCGTTTAATTTCTGCAAGCGAAGATATTAGCCGTTCTATTTCCAATCCTCTGTCTCCCGCCGAAATTATCGCCAAAATATTTCCCAAATCTCCAAATTCAATCTGAATTTCATAATCATCCCGCAAAATATCATAAACTTCAATTCCAGCAAGCCCAATATCTTTTGTATACACAGATAATTTTGTCATATCAAAGTCATAAACCGAATCCCCATCAATCAGTTCTTTCCCATACGCATAATATCCACCTAGTTTATTAATTTCATTTCTGGCATATTCTGCAAATTTAACCGTCTTTTCAAAAAGTTCCTTCCCATTTATTGCTAAATTTTTTCTTGCCACATCAAGCGATGTCATAAGCAAGTATGAAGAACTTGTAGTTTGAGTCAAGTTAATAATTTGACGGACATAATCGGCATTTATTCGCTCTCCACTTAACAAAATCGAACTTTGTGTTAAAGAACCGCCTGTCTTATGCATACTAATTGCAGCCATATCCGCTCCAGCCGCCATTCCTGAAATTGGTAAATTATCGTCAAAGGAAAAATGTGCTCCATGTGCTTCATCAACTAGCACAAACATATCATTTTCATGTGCCAGTTTTACAATAGATTTCAAATCTGAACAAATTCCGTAATAAGTAGGATTATTCACTAATATTGCTTTTGCATCAGGATTTTCCTGAATTGCCTTTTTCACATCATTAATCGACATTCCAAGTGATATTCCCAATTTTTTGTTAAGTCCAGGGTTAATATAAACTGGAATTGCTCCGCAAATTACCATCGCATTAATGGCACTTCTATGCACATTTCGTGGAATAATGATTTTATCTCCAGCCTTGCAAGTCGCCATAATCATAGCCTGCACAGCCCCAGTTGTCCCGCTTACCATAAAATAAGCCTCTTTTGCTCCAAAAGCCTCTGCCGCTATATCCTGTGCCTCCTTAATAACCGAAGTTGGATGGCATAAATT
This window encodes:
- a CDS encoding glycoside hydrolase family 108 protein; its protein translation is MADSRFLKFFNYILLVEGSYSNDKNDKGGETKYGITKERARECGYKGNMKDLTKAMAQKIYEEKYYKARKLDQVKNDKVALSIFDFSVNAGKYGIKKAQEAVNKVYGKNVVSMDGAIGTQTLKYLNEVNPDKFLVVYHSLQREYYKYLAKRDATQNDFLTGWLNRIKVKENYLRNV
- a CDS encoding aminotransferase class I/II-fold pyridoxal phosphate-dependent enzyme, which produces MGKNIDKDRQNKTVLFDALKNHLSNRVVRFDVPGHKGGRGNKEFRDFIGLDAMQMDVNSMKPLDNLCHPTSVIKEAQDIAAEAFGAKEAYFMVSGTTGAVQAMIMATCKAGDKIIIPRNVHRSAINAMVICGAIPVYINPGLNKKLGISLGMSINDVKKAIQENPDAKAILVNNPTYYGICSDLKSIVKLAHENDMFVLVDEAHGAHFSFDDNLPISGMAAGADMAAISMHKTGGSLTQSSILLSGERINADYVRQIINLTQTTSSSYLLMTSLDVARKNLAINGKELFEKTVKFAEYARNEINKLGGYYAYGKELIDGDSVYDFDMTKLSVYTKDIGLAGIEVYDILRDDYEIQIEFGDLGNILAIISAGDRGLEIERLISSLAEIKRLYSKDSTGMFDHEYINPDVVLPPQKAFYSEKEMIPIKDSAGKISGEFVMAYPPGIPILAPGERITEEIISYIEYAKEKGCLLTGTEDMHVEKINVVLE
- the speE gene encoding polyamine aminopropyltransferase, with product MELWYTEEHTKNVRFSIKVDKQLVSVKSDFQRIDIFESQEFGRFLTLDGFMMLTEKDEFIYHEMITHVPIAVNPKAKKILVIGAGDGGTVRELVKYKHIERIDMVEIDKMVVDLCREYLPKTANKLDDERVCIYYEDGLKFVRSKTDEYDIVIVDSTDPFGPGEDLFTREFYGNCFNALKDDGILVNQHESPYYEADAKATARANKQLRAVFPFATVYQLHIPTYPSGHWLFGFASKKYNPVEDLKADEWNKFGIETRYYNTELHKGSFALPNYVKDLIK